The proteins below are encoded in one region of Nonomuraea helvata:
- a CDS encoding Lrp/AsnC family transcriptional regulator — MDAADRTILRQLTSNGRTSLEVLARATNLAPSSVKRRMDRLERSGVIRGYTVLLAPDAFGNRLEVLMEITAVEGTQRGPLTDALAAQPEIVRAWTVTGDADALALVRVSDVSHLEQVIVRLQQTGSVARTRTQLLLTELINRGD; from the coding sequence GTGGATGCTGCTGATCGCACGATTCTTCGGCAACTGACGTCGAACGGCAGGACTTCTCTCGAGGTGCTCGCGCGTGCCACCAACCTCGCTCCGTCGTCCGTCAAGCGCCGCATGGACCGTCTGGAACGATCAGGAGTGATCCGGGGATACACGGTCCTGCTGGCTCCCGACGCGTTCGGGAACCGCCTCGAGGTCCTCATGGAGATCACTGCCGTGGAAGGCACCCAGCGCGGTCCCCTTACCGATGCCCTGGCGGCGCAGCCCGAGATAGTCCGTGCCTGGACGGTGACGGGTGATGCTGATGCCCTGGCGCTGGTGAGGGTCAGTGATGTCAGCCACCTTGAGCAGGTCATCGTGCGGCTGCAACAGACCGGCAGCGTCGCTCGAACGCGGACGCAGTTGCTGCTCACAGAATTGATCAACCGGGGCGACTGA
- a CDS encoding MarR family transcriptional regulator: MMDESQRHYAAYVLFNQAMADHLQIHSTDLQCMGLLGMESRPVSTGEIARLTGLTPGSATRMVDRLEKAGLVVRQPDPADRRRALVTLTPLARERVGAAWDVPGKAFAEVLEKYDDAELAVIADYLHRAAEAGRAQADRLTKEA; encoded by the coding sequence ATGATGGACGAGAGTCAGCGGCACTATGCGGCGTACGTGCTGTTCAACCAGGCGATGGCCGATCATCTGCAGATTCACTCCACCGACCTCCAGTGCATGGGACTGCTGGGTATGGAGTCGAGGCCGGTGAGCACCGGTGAGATCGCACGGCTGACCGGCCTGACGCCGGGCTCCGCCACCCGCATGGTGGATCGACTGGAGAAGGCGGGCCTGGTGGTACGGCAGCCGGACCCTGCCGATCGCCGGCGGGCCTTGGTCACTTTGACACCTTTGGCGCGGGAGAGGGTCGGTGCGGCCTGGGACGTACCGGGCAAGGCATTCGCCGAAGTGCTGGAGAAGTACGACGACGCGGAGCTGGCCGTCATCGCCGACTACCTGCACCGAGCCGCCGAAGCGGGCCGCGCCCAGGCCGACCGCCTCACCAAGGAGGCCTGA
- a CDS encoding RidA family protein: MMAQNIILTPIQPADAPPAMGGYAQALAVAGASRLVFVSGQIPQSPDGHVPDDFEAQCRIVWHNIQACLTGAGLGVSSLVKVTTFLSKREYADANSAIRREILGAHRPALTVIISEIFDKRWLLEIEAIAAG; the protein is encoded by the coding sequence ATGATGGCACAAAACATCATTCTGACCCCGATTCAGCCGGCCGACGCTCCACCGGCGATGGGAGGATACGCCCAAGCGCTGGCCGTGGCCGGCGCCTCACGGCTGGTCTTCGTCAGCGGACAGATCCCCCAGTCGCCCGACGGTCACGTGCCGGATGATTTCGAGGCGCAGTGCCGGATCGTGTGGCACAACATTCAGGCGTGCCTGACCGGTGCGGGGCTTGGAGTATCCAGCCTGGTGAAGGTCACCACGTTTCTTTCGAAGCGTGAGTATGCCGACGCCAACTCGGCGATACGCCGTGAAATCCTCGGCGCTCATCGCCCAGCGCTGACGGTGATCATCTCGGAAATCTTCGACAAGCGCTGGCTGCTCGAGATCGAAGCCATCGCGGCGGGCTGA
- a CDS encoding alpha-N-arabinofuranosidase — MSNVVVPAIVNVDVEGPLISRHLYGHFAEHLGRCVYGGFYVGEDSDIPNAGGIRLDVVEALRALNIPNLRWPGGCFADEYHWMDGVGPKDRRPAMVNTHWGNVEENNHFGTHEFMALCELLGAEPYISGNVGSGTVREMSDWVEYLTREGDSPMVRLRKAHGRDEPWRVRFWGLGNEAWGCGGHMTAGQYAHEARRFGTYCRDHGENKLYRIAAGANSDDYAWTETLMKQLGDLGCAYRPQPFYQALSLHYYTIPGTWQDKGDATVFDTGDYYRTLVQAARIDELITRHSNVMDCYDPGKNVGLVVDEWGTWWNVEPGTNPGFLYQQNTLRDALVAGVHFDIFHRHADRLVMANIAQTVNVLQAMILTDPDSGALVLTPTYHVFEMNKGHQDAASLRVDLPAGVPTRETLQTVSVSASRKDGRVLVSLSNLDAAEPIDVDLDLRGGAVADVRARILTADKPQTHNTPEAPDAVAPRSHQQVTPTASGLRVHLPAHSFVTVEGRLA, encoded by the coding sequence ATGAGTAACGTCGTCGTGCCCGCCATCGTCAATGTCGATGTCGAGGGTCCGTTGATCAGTCGGCATCTGTACGGTCATTTCGCCGAGCATCTGGGCCGGTGCGTCTATGGCGGGTTCTACGTGGGCGAGGACAGTGACATCCCGAACGCGGGCGGGATCCGGCTGGATGTGGTGGAGGCGTTGCGCGCGCTGAACATCCCGAATCTGCGCTGGCCGGGTGGTTGTTTCGCCGATGAGTACCACTGGATGGACGGGGTGGGGCCGAAGGATCGGCGTCCGGCGATGGTGAACACGCACTGGGGCAACGTCGAGGAGAACAACCACTTCGGGACGCACGAGTTCATGGCCCTGTGCGAGTTGCTCGGCGCTGAGCCGTACATCAGCGGCAATGTCGGGTCCGGCACGGTCAGGGAGATGAGCGACTGGGTGGAGTACCTCACCCGTGAGGGTGACTCGCCGATGGTGCGGCTGCGTAAGGCCCATGGGCGGGACGAGCCGTGGCGGGTGCGTTTTTGGGGGCTGGGCAACGAGGCGTGGGGCTGTGGCGGGCACATGACCGCCGGGCAGTACGCTCATGAGGCGCGCCGGTTCGGCACGTACTGCCGTGATCACGGTGAGAACAAGTTGTACCGCATCGCCGCCGGGGCGAACTCCGATGACTATGCCTGGACCGAGACGCTGATGAAGCAGCTCGGCGACCTGGGCTGCGCCTACCGGCCCCAGCCCTTCTACCAGGCGCTCTCGCTGCACTACTACACGATCCCGGGTACCTGGCAGGACAAGGGCGACGCGACGGTGTTCGACACCGGGGACTACTACCGGACGCTGGTCCAGGCCGCGCGGATCGACGAGCTGATCACCCGGCACTCCAACGTGATGGACTGCTACGACCCGGGCAAGAACGTGGGCCTGGTCGTGGATGAGTGGGGCACGTGGTGGAACGTCGAGCCCGGCACCAATCCCGGCTTCCTCTACCAGCAGAACACCCTGCGTGACGCGCTGGTGGCCGGCGTGCATTTCGACATCTTCCACCGGCACGCCGACCGGCTGGTGATGGCCAACATCGCCCAGACGGTGAACGTGCTCCAGGCCATGATCCTCACCGATCCCGACTCGGGCGCGCTCGTGCTGACGCCGACGTACCACGTGTTCGAGATGAACAAGGGTCACCAGGACGCGGCCTCGCTGCGGGTCGACCTCCCCGCGGGGGTGCCCACCCGTGAGACGTTGCAGACCGTCTCGGTCTCGGCCAGCCGCAAGGACGGGCGTGTGCTCGTCTCGCTGTCCAACCTGGACGCGGCCGAGCCGATCGACGTGGACCTGGACCTGCGTGGCGGCGCGGTGGCCGACGTCCGCGCCCGCATCCTGACCGCCGACAAGCCGCAGACCCACAACACGCCCGAGGCGCCCGACGCCGTCGCGCCCCGCTCCCACCAGCAGGTCACGCCCACCGCCTCCGGACTTCGGGTCCACCTGCCCGCACACTCCTTCGTCACCGTGGAGGGGCGCCTCGCGTGA
- a CDS encoding NAD(P)H-binding protein: MTTLVTGARGAVATELIALLRQRGLPVRPASSRPGDPSIATCDLTDPATFPGALAGVSSVFLYAEPSHIDAFVKEAVTAGVEHIVVLSSSAVLAPNPEANPLAKSHLDVEHALTAAPVRSTMLRPGAFSGNALAWSWPIKAGAPVSLPYPGTYTDPIHEADLAEAAAAVLTDPTLSGRTYTLTGPESITCAEQIDILSRVTGRDIIIRNVTREEWKAEMAEYVSGPIADAILDWQRLNDGVPTEITTDLERLIGRPGRTFAAWAHDHAAAFKP, translated from the coding sequence ATGACCACCCTTGTTACCGGCGCCCGTGGCGCTGTGGCCACCGAGCTCATCGCCCTCCTGCGTCAGCGCGGCCTGCCGGTCCGCCCGGCCTCGAGCCGTCCGGGCGACCCGTCGATCGCCACCTGCGACCTGACCGACCCGGCCACCTTTCCCGGCGCCCTGGCGGGCGTCAGTTCGGTCTTCCTGTACGCCGAGCCGTCGCACATCGACGCCTTCGTGAAGGAGGCCGTCACCGCCGGAGTGGAGCACATCGTGGTGCTCTCGTCGTCCGCCGTGCTCGCCCCGAACCCCGAGGCCAACCCGCTGGCCAAGTCCCATCTGGACGTCGAACACGCCCTGACCGCCGCCCCCGTCCGCAGCACGATGCTCCGTCCCGGCGCTTTCTCCGGTAACGCCCTGGCCTGGTCCTGGCCCATCAAGGCCGGGGCCCCGGTGAGCCTGCCCTACCCGGGGACGTACACCGATCCCATCCACGAGGCCGACCTCGCCGAGGCGGCCGCCGCCGTCCTGACCGACCCCACCCTGAGCGGCCGGACGTACACGCTGACCGGGCCTGAGTCGATCACGTGCGCCGAGCAGATCGACATCCTCAGCCGCGTCACCGGCCGGGACATCATCATCCGCAACGTCACCCGCGAGGAGTGGAAGGCGGAGATGGCCGAATACGTGTCCGGGCCCATCGCCGACGCGATCCTGGACTGGCAGCGCTTGAACGACGGCGTTCCGACCGAGATCACCACGGACCTCGAGCGGCTGATCGGACGGCCTGGCCGCACGTTCGCCGCCTGGGCCCACGACCACGCGGCCGCCTTCAAGCCCTGA
- a CDS encoding aminotransferase class III-fold pyridoxal phosphate-dependent enzyme, whose amino-acid sequence MTQPSAALLASWATELFGVPASATLLPGELDWNARLDVEGVPAYVLKVHHPATDPSVLDFQDEILAHLARTAPELAVPRLVATAGVSFGGHARRARLLEWLPGTVWADAGPPDETRLRALGSAVARLDAALAGFDHPALDRPYRWNMQQAVALLGNAPFVDDALRPFVHTTLNRLDELLPALGALPQQAIHNDANEHNVLVGPDGGVAGLLDVGDVVRAPRVCGLAVALAYAQLGHADPMAAALPVLAGYHAESPVRPQELALLPDLVDTRLAMSVVNAAVQRRSDPDNSYLTISQTEVRRAIGAITREPRELREARFRDACGYRPIPRERRIVAWLQSAACDPAPVIDRNLAADPPLVLDWTHTDPTTVAAVNSQVAASGHTFGLGRYREDRDVYRSDAYTSSRSEGPPRTVHLGVDLFVPEGEPVFAPLDGTVHTVEYRADPYDYGGVVLLEHATDDGEPFWLLIGHLGREVVSSLAPGQRVRRGERIARVGVPAENGNWPPHVHVQLFVTLLGRSTDLPGVIERDDIDVWESISPDPNLLLRIPVSHVPARDRSKQELARRRRANLAPALSLSYADPLHIVAGDGAYLVDADGRRYLDLVNNVAHVGHGHPRVVSALAAQAELLNTNTRYLHGTIIEYARRLAATFPDPLSVVMLTNSGSEANDLALRMARTATGREHVLVLDWAYHGNLGSLVEVSPYKFNRAGGDGPGPRVRVCELPDPYRGRYGADGPRYAADVATHCADAPPAAFLHESILGCAGQIEPAPGHLAAAYAAAREAGALCIADEVQCGFGRVGSHMWAFEAHGVIPDIVTLGKPIGNGHPLGAVVTTPAVARAFQTGMEYFNTYGGNPVSCAAGLAVLDVLRDERLMAHAAEVGTCLAAGLTELATRHSIIGDVRGRGLFLGVDLVEDRATKRPATEAAARVVELAREGGVLLSLDGPHGNVLKIKPPMVLTRADAETALATLDRVLAMVGDVTT is encoded by the coding sequence ATGACTCAGCCCTCTGCCGCGCTGCTGGCCTCCTGGGCCACGGAGCTTTTCGGTGTCCCGGCGTCCGCCACGTTGCTGCCCGGGGAGCTCGACTGGAATGCCCGGTTGGATGTGGAGGGCGTCCCGGCCTATGTGCTCAAGGTGCATCATCCGGCTACCGACCCGTCGGTGCTGGACTTTCAGGACGAGATCCTGGCGCACCTGGCCCGGACCGCACCCGAACTCGCGGTACCGCGTCTCGTCGCGACGGCCGGTGTCAGCTTCGGCGGGCACGCCCGGCGAGCCCGCCTGCTGGAGTGGCTCCCGGGGACCGTGTGGGCCGATGCCGGCCCGCCCGATGAAACGCGTTTGCGTGCGCTGGGTTCAGCCGTGGCGCGCCTGGACGCGGCGCTCGCCGGGTTCGATCATCCGGCACTCGACCGGCCGTACCGCTGGAACATGCAGCAGGCGGTGGCGCTGCTCGGGAACGCGCCGTTCGTGGACGATGCCCTCCGGCCGTTCGTGCACACCACGCTCAACAGGCTCGATGAGCTGCTGCCCGCCTTGGGCGCCCTTCCTCAGCAGGCGATCCACAACGACGCCAACGAGCACAACGTCCTGGTCGGCCCGGACGGCGGCGTCGCCGGGCTGCTCGACGTGGGGGACGTGGTCCGCGCGCCACGGGTGTGCGGGCTCGCCGTCGCGCTCGCCTACGCCCAGCTCGGCCACGCCGACCCCATGGCGGCCGCGTTGCCGGTGCTCGCCGGCTACCACGCCGAGTCGCCGGTCAGGCCGCAGGAGCTGGCGTTGTTGCCGGATCTGGTCGACACCAGGCTTGCGATGAGCGTGGTGAACGCCGCCGTGCAGCGCCGTTCCGACCCGGACAACTCATACCTCACCATCAGTCAGACGGAGGTACGCAGAGCGATCGGGGCGATCACGCGCGAGCCCCGCGAACTGCGGGAGGCGCGCTTTCGCGACGCCTGCGGCTACCGGCCGATCCCCCGTGAGCGAAGGATCGTGGCCTGGCTGCAGTCGGCCGCCTGCGATCCTGCCCCGGTCATCGACCGGAACCTTGCCGCCGATCCGCCGTTGGTCCTGGACTGGACGCATACGGATCCGACGACGGTGGCCGCGGTGAACTCCCAGGTGGCGGCCAGTGGCCACACCTTCGGCCTCGGCAGATATCGGGAGGACCGCGATGTCTACCGTTCGGACGCGTACACCTCGTCCCGATCGGAGGGGCCGCCCCGGACCGTACACCTGGGAGTGGACCTGTTCGTCCCCGAGGGTGAACCGGTGTTCGCACCGCTGGACGGTACGGTGCACACCGTCGAGTACCGAGCCGACCCCTACGACTACGGCGGGGTCGTGCTCCTCGAGCACGCCACCGACGACGGCGAGCCGTTCTGGCTGTTGATCGGCCATCTCGGCCGGGAGGTCGTGTCGAGCCTGGCGCCCGGGCAGCGGGTACGGCGTGGCGAGCGGATCGCCCGGGTCGGTGTGCCTGCGGAGAACGGGAACTGGCCGCCGCACGTGCACGTTCAGTTGTTCGTCACGCTGCTCGGCCGCTCGACCGACCTGCCAGGGGTGATCGAGCGTGATGACATCGACGTCTGGGAGAGCATCTCCCCCGACCCCAATCTGCTGCTCCGGATACCCGTGTCGCATGTGCCTGCTCGGGACCGGAGCAAGCAGGAGCTGGCCCGTCGTCGTCGCGCGAATCTGGCGCCGGCCCTGTCGCTCAGTTATGCCGATCCGCTGCACATCGTCGCCGGCGACGGCGCGTACCTGGTCGACGCGGACGGCAGGCGCTATCTCGATCTGGTCAACAACGTCGCGCACGTCGGCCATGGTCACCCGCGCGTGGTGAGCGCGCTGGCCGCGCAGGCGGAACTCTTGAACACCAACACGCGCTACCTGCACGGGACGATCATCGAGTACGCCCGTCGCCTTGCCGCCACCTTCCCGGACCCCTTGTCGGTGGTGATGCTGACCAACTCCGGCAGCGAGGCGAACGACCTCGCGTTGCGGATGGCCAGGACGGCGACCGGACGAGAGCACGTGCTCGTCCTCGACTGGGCCTATCACGGCAATCTCGGCTCTCTCGTGGAAGTGAGCCCGTACAAGTTCAACCGGGCCGGTGGCGACGGGCCTGGGCCACGGGTGCGCGTGTGCGAACTGCCCGACCCCTACCGGGGACGGTACGGGGCCGACGGCCCGCGGTACGCGGCCGACGTCGCCACTCACTGCGCCGACGCACCCCCGGCTGCCTTCCTGCACGAGTCGATCCTGGGCTGCGCAGGTCAGATCGAGCCGGCTCCGGGACATCTCGCGGCGGCGTACGCCGCCGCGCGCGAGGCAGGCGCCCTGTGCATCGCCGACGAGGTGCAGTGCGGATTCGGCCGGGTCGGCAGCCACATGTGGGCATTTGAGGCACACGGGGTGATCCCCGACATCGTGACACTGGGCAAGCCGATCGGGAACGGTCACCCACTCGGCGCCGTGGTCACCACACCGGCCGTCGCACGCGCCTTCCAGACCGGCATGGAGTACTTCAACACCTACGGCGGCAACCCGGTCTCGTGCGCGGCCGGACTCGCCGTCCTGGACGTGCTCCGCGACGAGCGGCTGATGGCGCACGCGGCCGAGGTCGGGACGTGCCTTGCCGCAGGGCTGACGGAGCTGGCCACGCGGCACTCGATCATCGGCGACGTACGGGGGCGCGGCTTGTTCCTCGGAGTGGACCTGGTCGAGGACCGGGCCACCAAGCGTCCTGCGACTGAAGCGGCAGCGCGCGTCGTGGAGCTGGCCCGCGAGGGCGGGGTGCTGCTGTCGCTTGACGGCCCGCACGGGAACGTATTGAAGATCAAACCACCCATGGTGCTCACCCGCGCGGACGCCGAAACCGCCTTGGCGACCTTGGACCGAGTGCTGGCCATGGTCGGCGACGTCACAACCTGA
- a CDS encoding MFS transporter: MSAPIRAAPVQAGRRWAVLAVILASAVLDLLDATITNLAAPTIAADLGGGETLIQWLGAGYALALGVLLVPAGRLGDKYGRRRLFLIGIGGFTIASVACGIAGGAGTLIAARIVQGAFGALMIPQGFGIVTAAFPRDQLGKAFSAFAPTLGASSVGGPVLAGFLIQSDLLGLGWRAMFLINIVLGGATFLAAARLLPTDGARSDAPEVSVDGIGAGLLGVAMVAFLYGLIDGSAHGWGLVAYLCLAGGVAFFGLFCVRQRTAASPLIEPSLLRNRGFTAGLVLGVVFFAAVSGLLYVMSLLMQYDLRFTPVKAAVGLVPVAAGIVVASVACHRLIARLGRDLILIGLLTTLAGTGWLLFAASGTPRDVWSLVPPALVLGLGMGACFGTVFDVTMGDIDPRQTGSASGSLTAIQQLANAVGAAVVTTVYFGAGDQDGAATRSLLIVIVATIVCCGLVRLLPRKAQPHHAP, encoded by the coding sequence ATGTCCGCACCCATCCGCGCCGCGCCGGTCCAGGCAGGAAGGCGCTGGGCCGTTCTGGCCGTCATCCTCGCCTCCGCCGTACTGGACCTCCTCGACGCCACGATCACCAACCTCGCCGCGCCCACCATCGCGGCCGACCTCGGCGGAGGCGAGACCCTCATCCAGTGGCTCGGCGCCGGCTACGCACTGGCGCTCGGCGTGCTGCTGGTCCCCGCAGGACGGCTCGGCGACAAGTACGGGCGGCGCCGGCTCTTCCTGATCGGCATCGGCGGCTTCACGATCGCATCCGTGGCCTGCGGGATCGCAGGCGGCGCGGGCACCCTGATCGCCGCCCGGATCGTCCAGGGGGCGTTCGGAGCGTTGATGATCCCTCAGGGATTCGGCATCGTGACGGCGGCCTTCCCGCGTGACCAGCTCGGCAAGGCCTTCAGCGCGTTCGCACCGACGCTCGGCGCTTCGTCGGTCGGCGGGCCGGTGCTGGCCGGGTTCCTGATCCAGTCCGATCTGCTGGGACTCGGGTGGCGGGCCATGTTCCTGATCAACATCGTGCTCGGCGGAGCGACGTTCCTCGCCGCGGCGAGACTCCTGCCCACCGACGGAGCGCGCTCCGATGCGCCGGAGGTGTCGGTGGACGGGATCGGCGCCGGCCTGCTCGGGGTGGCCATGGTGGCCTTCCTGTACGGGCTGATCGACGGATCCGCCCATGGCTGGGGCCTTGTCGCGTACCTGTGCCTGGCCGGCGGGGTGGCGTTCTTCGGCCTGTTCTGTGTGCGCCAGCGCACCGCCGCCAGCCCACTCATCGAGCCGTCGTTGCTGCGCAACCGCGGGTTCACCGCCGGGCTCGTGCTCGGCGTGGTCTTCTTCGCCGCCGTCTCTGGCCTGCTGTACGTGATGTCGCTGCTGATGCAGTACGACCTGCGGTTCACCCCCGTCAAGGCGGCGGTCGGCCTGGTGCCGGTGGCAGCCGGCATCGTCGTCGCCTCGGTGGCCTGTCACCGGCTCATCGCCCGGCTCGGCCGGGACCTGATCCTCATCGGGCTGCTCACCACGCTGGCCGGCACCGGCTGGCTGCTGTTCGCCGCCTCGGGCACCCCTCGTGACGTGTGGTCGCTCGTGCCACCGGCACTCGTCCTGGGGCTGGGCATGGGGGCCTGCTTCGGGACCGTCTTCGACGTCACCATGGGCGACATCGACCCGCGCCAGACCGGGAGCGCCAGCGGATCGCTGACCGCGATCCAGCAACTCGCCAACGCCGTCGGCGCCGCGGTCGTGACCACCGTCTACTTCGGCGCCGGCGACCAGGACGGGGCCGCCACGCGCAGCCTGCTCATCGTGATCGTCGCCACGATTGTCTGCTGCGGCCTGGTACGGCTGCTCCCCCGCAAGGCTCAGCCCCACCACGCCCCCTGA